One stretch of Pontiella desulfatans DNA includes these proteins:
- the dprA gene encoding DNA-processing protein DprA, translating into MQDREAYIVLNMIEGLGPVSVRRLVDCLGSPKAILEADREALMEARGVGEKLALKILVQRDSIDVEAEMEKAADLGARIVVPLDDEYPEALKAIHDPPLALYVKGRLLPTDSKALGIVGSRSTSHYGLTAADRLAYQLGQTGFTVVSGLARGTDTAAHMGALKSSGRTIAVLGGALDCLYPPENAELAGRIAKQGAVISEYPMGRQADRMTFPYRNRIISGLSMGVLLIESDLKGGSMHTTEAAMEQGRTVFALPGRIDTPGAKGPHFLIKNGAKLVERLDDILEEYEFLIPPGELEAPAGAPAARPDVPMTEQETQIVEALWQEPMDVDSLARAIGLQSHELSGLLLGLEMKRVIKTLPGRMVELAEDLRRMH; encoded by the coding sequence ATGCAGGATCGAGAAGCATATATTGTCTTGAACATGATCGAGGGGCTGGGGCCGGTGAGCGTCCGCCGCCTGGTCGATTGCCTCGGTTCGCCCAAGGCGATTCTCGAAGCCGACCGCGAGGCGCTGATGGAGGCGCGCGGCGTGGGCGAAAAGCTGGCTCTCAAGATTCTGGTTCAACGCGACTCGATCGATGTGGAGGCCGAGATGGAGAAGGCCGCCGACCTCGGCGCACGGATCGTGGTTCCGTTGGACGATGAATATCCGGAGGCGCTCAAGGCCATTCATGATCCGCCGCTGGCCCTGTATGTTAAAGGGCGCTTGCTGCCCACCGACTCAAAGGCATTGGGCATCGTGGGGTCGCGCTCGACGTCGCACTACGGCCTGACCGCCGCCGACCGGCTGGCCTATCAGCTGGGGCAGACCGGCTTCACGGTGGTTAGCGGCCTGGCGCGCGGAACCGACACGGCGGCGCACATGGGCGCGCTCAAGAGCAGCGGCCGAACCATCGCGGTGCTGGGCGGTGCGCTCGATTGCCTCTACCCTCCGGAAAACGCCGAGCTGGCCGGCCGGATTGCCAAGCAGGGCGCGGTGATCAGTGAATATCCGATGGGACGGCAGGCCGACCGCATGACGTTCCCCTACCGCAACCGCATCATCAGTGGTTTGAGCATGGGCGTGTTGTTGATCGAATCCGACCTCAAGGGCGGCTCGATGCACACCACCGAAGCGGCGATGGAGCAGGGGCGCACCGTCTTTGCTCTGCCGGGACGGATCGATACGCCCGGCGCCAAGGGGCCGCACTTCTTGATCAAGAACGGGGCCAAGCTGGTCGAGCGGCTCGACGATATTTTGGAAGAATATGAATTCCTGATTCCGCCCGGGGAGCTGGAGGCGCCGGCAGGGGCTCCTGCCGCCCGCCCCGACGTTCCGATGACGGAGCAGGAAACGCAGATTGTGGAAGCCCTGTGGCAGGAGCCGATGGATGTCGACTCCCTCGCCCGGGCCATCGGCCTGCAAAGCCACGAACTCAGTGGTTTGTTATTGGGATTGGAAATGAAGCGGGTCATCAAAACCCTGCCCGGCCGCATGGTCGAACTGGCGGAAGACCTTCGACGGATGCATTAA
- a CDS encoding GxxExxY protein, with amino-acid sequence MDYEPLTDELERIGKEIVDSAHRVHKELGPGLLESVYEECMVYDLRRKGLKAETQVDLPIEFDGHVLKGNKLRIDMVVEGKVVVENKAVVEMIPLYEAQALTYIRQGKMRLGYLINYNVTLIKNGIKRFVI; translated from the coding sequence ATGGATTATGAACCGCTGACAGATGAGCTTGAACGAATCGGAAAGGAAATTGTCGATTCGGCTCATCGTGTTCATAAGGAATTGGGGCCTGGGTTGCTTGAGTCGGTTTATGAAGAGTGCATGGTCTACGACTTAAGGCGAAAAGGTTTGAAGGCCGAGACCCAAGTCGATCTTCCCATTGAGTTTGACGGCCATGTGCTGAAAGGGAATAAGCTAAGAATCGATATGGTGGTCGAGGGAAAGGTTGTTGTTGAAAACAAGGCCGTGGTCGAAATGATTCCGCTCTATGAAGCCCAGGCGCTGACCTATATCAGACAAGGGAAGATGCGGTTGGGGTATTTAATAAACTATAACGTAACTTTAATTAAGAACGGCATTAAGCGCTTCGTGATCTAG
- the topA gene encoding type I DNA topoisomerase, with the protein MSKNLVIVESPAKAKKINQFLGKDYCVMASVGHVRDLPAKKLGVDVEKGFEPDYVATTRGKKVLKELKAEAKKCENVYLAPDPDREGEAIAWHLYEALKKTVPEENFFRVTYNEITKPAILAAFEQPEKIDMDRVNAQQARRILDRLVGFQGSPVVRKQIRGAQSVGRVQTVALRLVVERENEITGFEPETYFTVGAQVRKQEAPLDPFTVKLARINNEPVGIKDRKLLPGAVKTMEQLDGIRQELENSPLKVSDVVTKEVTRRARPPFITSTLQQSASGSCGFAPARTMGIAQKLYESGLITYMRTDSFNIAKSAQDECRAFVTENYGSEYLPEKPNFYKSKGAAQEAHEAIRPTDVTIEPGREGVKLDGAEQKLYKLIWERFVASQMVPARIARRTVEVEAGSENTYLFRATASEIAFPGYMKASGIEAAADKPKEGEDNETETIPPLAKDENLDVLDWLSEQKETKPVARYTEASLIRALEENGVGRPSTYAAIMSKLDEREYVIKDKRSLIPTDLGKELVTLVLRTEQKLKSDNKVDLFEVHFTADMETKLDEVEEGKIEWTAMMREFYPSLLEWIEHAKETAEPAFVAQCFEALANVSEWAPAVKSGRRTYDDHKTFEDLQEKVGEGELLSKRQGEMLHKMCCRYIKQVPAALAAELELVEPEAVRGDTPRKLQILANVKFEEPRSVGKRTYDDKKFVGSLADQITMGKRLSERQVAYLDTLLTKYSDQLENFEAIKAEFKLDEKKEVEADPTTAPVIALMQHITEWAEPTMRGKREFNDKTFFDSISTQFKGKGALSDRQLAALKKMAARYADQIPNYQDAMDQYGLPAPRKPKPKKEETPASE; encoded by the coding sequence ATGAGCAAGAATCTAGTGATTGTGGAGTCGCCGGCGAAGGCGAAGAAGATTAACCAGTTCCTCGGCAAGGACTATTGCGTGATGGCCTCCGTGGGCCATGTGCGCGATCTGCCGGCCAAGAAGCTGGGCGTGGATGTCGAAAAGGGTTTTGAGCCGGACTATGTGGCAACGACGCGCGGCAAGAAGGTGCTGAAGGAGCTCAAGGCCGAGGCCAAGAAATGCGAAAACGTCTATCTCGCGCCCGACCCCGACCGCGAAGGGGAAGCCATTGCGTGGCACCTCTACGAAGCGCTCAAGAAAACCGTGCCGGAAGAAAACTTTTTCCGCGTCACCTACAACGAAATCACCAAGCCCGCCATCCTCGCCGCATTCGAACAACCCGAAAAGATCGATATGGACCGGGTCAACGCGCAGCAGGCGCGGCGCATCCTCGACCGCCTCGTCGGCTTCCAGGGCAGCCCGGTGGTGCGCAAGCAGATCCGCGGGGCGCAGAGCGTCGGCCGCGTGCAGACCGTTGCGCTGCGGTTGGTGGTGGAGCGCGAAAACGAGATTACCGGCTTCGAACCCGAAACCTATTTCACGGTCGGTGCGCAGGTCCGCAAGCAGGAGGCGCCGCTCGATCCCTTCACCGTCAAGCTCGCCCGCATCAACAACGAACCGGTCGGCATCAAGGATCGCAAGCTGCTGCCCGGCGCCGTCAAGACGATGGAGCAACTCGATGGCATCCGGCAGGAGCTGGAAAACAGCCCGCTCAAGGTCAGCGATGTGGTCACCAAGGAAGTCACCCGTCGGGCGCGTCCGCCTTTCATTACGTCCACGCTGCAGCAGTCGGCCTCCGGTTCGTGCGGCTTTGCCCCGGCGCGCACGATGGGCATCGCGCAAAAGCTGTACGAAAGCGGACTCATCACCTACATGCGTACCGACTCGTTCAACATTGCCAAGAGCGCGCAGGACGAGTGCCGGGCGTTCGTAACCGAAAACTATGGTTCCGAATACCTGCCCGAAAAGCCCAACTTCTACAAAAGCAAAGGGGCCGCGCAGGAAGCCCACGAAGCCATCCGCCCCACCGACGTGACCATTGAGCCCGGCCGCGAGGGCGTGAAGCTCGATGGTGCGGAGCAAAAGCTCTATAAGCTGATCTGGGAACGCTTCGTCGCCAGCCAGATGGTGCCGGCGCGCATTGCCCGCCGTACGGTCGAGGTGGAGGCCGGTTCCGAAAACACCTATCTCTTCCGCGCCACCGCTTCCGAGATCGCCTTCCCCGGCTACATGAAGGCCAGCGGCATCGAGGCCGCCGCCGACAAGCCGAAGGAGGGCGAGGACAACGAAACCGAAACCATTCCGCCGCTCGCCAAGGATGAAAACCTCGATGTGCTCGACTGGCTTTCCGAACAGAAGGAAACCAAGCCGGTTGCGCGCTATACCGAGGCATCGCTCATCCGCGCGCTGGAGGAAAACGGCGTGGGCCGCCCCTCCACCTATGCCGCCATCATGTCGAAGCTCGACGAGCGCGAATATGTGATCAAGGATAAGCGCTCGCTCATCCCGACCGACCTCGGCAAGGAGCTGGTGACGCTCGTGCTGCGGACGGAGCAAAAGCTTAAGTCCGACAACAAGGTCGATCTGTTCGAAGTCCACTTTACCGCCGACATGGAAACCAAGCTCGACGAGGTCGAGGAAGGCAAGATCGAGTGGACGGCCATGATGCGGGAGTTTTATCCGTCGTTGCTCGAATGGATCGAGCATGCGAAGGAGACCGCGGAGCCGGCCTTTGTGGCCCAATGTTTCGAGGCCTTGGCGAATGTCTCCGAGTGGGCGCCGGCCGTCAAGTCCGGCCGCCGCACCTACGACGACCACAAAACCTTCGAAGACCTCCAGGAAAAGGTGGGCGAGGGCGAGCTGCTCTCCAAGCGCCAGGGCGAAATGCTGCACAAGATGTGCTGCCGCTACATCAAGCAGGTTCCCGCCGCGTTGGCGGCCGAGCTGGAGCTGGTCGAGCCCGAAGCCGTGCGCGGCGACACGCCCCGCAAGCTCCAGATCCTGGCCAACGTGAAGTTCGAAGAACCCCGCAGCGTCGGCAAGCGCACCTACGACGACAAAAAGTTTGTCGGTTCCCTGGCCGACCAGATCACCATGGGCAAACGCCTCAGCGAGCGCCAGGTGGCCTATCTCGATACGCTGCTCACCAAATATTCCGACCAGCTCGAAAACTTCGAGGCCATCAAGGCCGAGTTCAAGCTCGACGAAAAGAAGGAGGTCGAGGCCGATCCCACCACCGCACCGGTGATTGCGCTGATGCAGCACATTACCGAATGGGCCGAGCCGACCATGCGCGGCAAGCGCGAGTTCAACGATAAGACGTTCTTCGATTCCATCTCCACCCAGTTCAAGGGCAAGGGGGCGCTCTCCGATCGCCAGCTCGCCGCCCTCAAGAAGATGGCCGCGCGCTATGCCGACCAGATCCCGAACTATCAGGACGCGATGGATCAATACGGCCTGCCCGCCCCCCGCAAGCCCAAGCCGAAGAAGGAAGAAACTCCTGCTTCTGAATAA
- a CDS encoding tyrosine recombinase has product MNDPCVEHFVQYLEGEKNASEHTISNYLIDIRQYCEIVWGEEATAPFKWKEADRFTARKFLVFFQKLEMAPATTGRKLSALRSFYRFLLREEYVEHNPFSGLNLPKKGSYLPQILSTTEVVRLLDAPAKYNEQQVLTNNPKIKIWREYMVARDAAILELLYSTGMRINELVKLPEEGIDLLSGVARVRGKGKKERLCPLGSPAERALTNNLQLRENVWLLEGKRDVRSPVFLNKSGGPITARSIERMMKKYVLFCHLNAELTPHSLRHSFATHLLDAGADLRSVQELLGHASLSTTQIYTHVSVERLKEVYQLAHPRA; this is encoded by the coding sequence ATGAACGATCCGTGCGTTGAACATTTTGTGCAGTATCTCGAAGGCGAGAAAAACGCCTCCGAGCATACGATCAGCAACTACCTGATCGATATCCGGCAGTATTGCGAGATCGTGTGGGGCGAGGAGGCCACCGCGCCCTTCAAATGGAAGGAGGCCGACCGCTTTACCGCGCGCAAGTTTCTCGTCTTTTTCCAGAAGCTGGAAATGGCGCCGGCCACCACGGGGCGCAAGCTTTCGGCGTTGCGCTCGTTCTATCGGTTTTTGCTGCGCGAGGAATATGTGGAGCACAATCCGTTCAGCGGGTTGAACCTGCCGAAGAAGGGGAGCTATCTGCCGCAAATCCTTTCAACCACCGAGGTGGTGCGGTTGCTCGACGCTCCTGCGAAATACAACGAACAGCAGGTGCTCACCAACAATCCGAAGATCAAGATTTGGCGCGAATACATGGTCGCGCGCGATGCCGCCATCCTGGAACTGCTCTATTCCACCGGCATGCGCATCAACGAGTTGGTCAAGTTGCCGGAGGAGGGCATCGACCTGCTCTCCGGCGTGGCGCGCGTCCGCGGCAAAGGCAAGAAGGAGCGGCTCTGCCCGTTGGGGTCGCCGGCGGAACGGGCTCTGACCAACAACCTTCAGCTTCGCGAAAACGTTTGGCTGTTGGAAGGCAAGCGCGATGTGCGAAGCCCGGTCTTCCTGAATAAAAGCGGCGGCCCCATCACCGCGCGCTCCATCGAACGCATGATGAAAAAATATGTGCTGTTTTGCCACTTGAACGCCGAACTGACCCCGCACAGCCTGCGCCATAGCTTTGCCACCCACCTGCTCGATGCCGGCGCCGATCTGCGCAGCGTCCAGGAGTTGCTCGGCCACGCCTCGCTCTCCACCACCCAAATCTACACCCACGTCTCCGTCGAGCGCCTCAAGGAAGTCTACCAGCTGGCCCATCCAAGGGCGTAA
- a CDS encoding tetratricopeptide repeat protein, producing MSRLNAQIPVLAIGVACMAAVATGAALLSHKPSEGNNMAKGSVYLLGPARALLAESLYERADLYFHKGVGHEKEEAFHGFFQKWKEEIVPNKHAHTEGREIEEILPWLRLASKSDPHNIEIYLVASFWLNGECDRPELARDAIREAMEKNPDRYELPLEMGRLFLSSAEYAPALESLETAMEMLTSIEEQADPEQAALDLAFIHISRSFVNEAMDKQEEAIVAAKDRLQLSPSPVFAERLAKLEAGELDPEAAKARLELLFHKTHECEDDDHDHDHEHGEECDCGHDDHEEHVHGPDCNH from the coding sequence GTGAGCCGCCTCAACGCCCAAATTCCCGTGCTGGCCATCGGAGTGGCTTGTATGGCGGCCGTCGCCACCGGCGCCGCGTTGCTTTCCCACAAGCCGTCGGAAGGCAATAACATGGCCAAAGGTTCCGTCTACCTGCTTGGCCCCGCCCGCGCGCTCCTGGCCGAAAGCCTGTACGAACGCGCCGACCTCTACTTCCACAAGGGCGTCGGCCACGAGAAGGAGGAAGCCTTCCACGGCTTTTTCCAAAAATGGAAAGAGGAAATCGTCCCGAACAAACATGCCCATACCGAAGGGCGCGAGATCGAGGAAATCCTGCCCTGGCTCCGGCTGGCCTCCAAAAGCGATCCGCACAACATAGAAATCTACCTGGTGGCCAGCTTCTGGCTCAACGGCGAATGCGACCGCCCGGAACTGGCCCGTGACGCCATCCGCGAAGCCATGGAAAAAAATCCCGACCGCTACGAGCTCCCGCTTGAAATGGGGCGACTCTTCCTCTCTTCAGCCGAGTATGCGCCCGCGCTGGAATCGCTGGAAACCGCCATGGAAATGCTCACCTCCATCGAAGAACAGGCCGACCCCGAACAAGCCGCACTCGACTTGGCCTTCATCCACATATCCCGCTCCTTTGTGAACGAAGCGATGGACAAACAAGAAGAAGCCATTGTCGCAGCCAAGGATCGTCTCCAACTCAGTCCCTCCCCCGTCTTCGCAGAACGATTGGCCAAGCTGGAAGCCGGCGAACTCGACCCCGAAGCCGCCAAGGCACGGCTCGAACTGCTCTTCCACAAAACGCACGAATGCGAGGACGACGACCACGATCATGATCATGAACACGGCGAAGAGTGCGACTGCGGCCATGATGACCACGAAGAACACGTGCATGGCCCGGACTGCAACCACTAA
- a CDS encoding ABC transporter permease subunit yields the protein MKNMITIAQTVWLEMLRRKDVYIILTLQGFFTLLLTTVDAFGSDVPSSYIMDIGLMLVFLFSIALAVIMGARQFPNEIRSGTIFTILTKPINRFEFLLGKWLGLWLGLLAANALFYLIVTGVTLSKGYAFEPAVLLQVFCLHSALLGLLVAISLFFSMFVSQGAAGTGAGIFVVLCYLFVPRIPNLLAYAEGWRAAALTGIYFIAPHLELFDMRARVLHNWGTLGSGIFIGTLAYGLLLTTVFIGLAWLAFRKKYFKRGAQL from the coding sequence ATGAAAAACATGATCACTATCGCACAAACGGTTTGGCTGGAAATGCTCCGGCGCAAGGATGTCTACATTATCCTCACCCTGCAGGGCTTCTTCACCCTCCTGCTCACCACGGTGGATGCGTTCGGCTCCGATGTCCCCTCCTCCTACATCATGGACATTGGCCTGATGTTGGTTTTCCTCTTCTCGATTGCCCTGGCGGTCATCATGGGCGCCCGTCAATTCCCCAACGAAATCCGCTCGGGCACCATTTTCACGATCCTCACCAAACCCATCAACCGTTTTGAGTTCCTGCTGGGCAAGTGGCTGGGGCTCTGGCTCGGCCTCCTGGCCGCGAACGCGCTGTTCTACCTGATCGTGACCGGCGTAACGCTCTCGAAAGGCTATGCCTTCGAGCCCGCGGTGCTCCTGCAGGTCTTCTGCCTGCACTCGGCATTGCTCGGCCTGCTGGTCGCCATCAGCCTGTTTTTCAGCATGTTTGTGTCGCAGGGGGCCGCGGGAACCGGCGCCGGTATCTTTGTGGTGCTCTGCTACCTGTTCGTGCCGCGCATCCCCAACCTGCTCGCCTATGCCGAAGGCTGGCGCGCCGCCGCCCTGACCGGCATCTACTTCATTGCCCCCCACCTTGAGCTGTTCGACATGCGCGCCCGCGTGCTGCACAACTGGGGCACGCTCGGCAGCGGCATCTTTATCGGCACCCTTGCCTACGGCCTGTTGCTCACCACCGTCTTCATCGGGTTGGCTTGGCTGGCCTTCCGCAAAAAATATTTCAAACGCGGGGCGCAGCTGTGA
- a CDS encoding ABC transporter ATP-binding protein produces the protein MKTVIEANGLCATFQHKKQVHKALDEVSFTVEAGKTVGFIGPNGAGKTTALHVLLGFLSPDSGTAQLLGKDASSAESRSQIGYLSEHPECYKYMTAREYLEMTAKLFDIPKSERKERVDHLLNEVELIAHANKRIATYSRGMLQRIGLAQALINDPDLLILDEPTNGLDPLGRMKIRKLIEQLKARGKTIFFSSHELSEIETVCDEIIMIANGRIIRQGPVAELVGDKPNLEHYFLEALQQDAGQD, from the coding sequence ATGAAAACGGTTATCGAAGCAAACGGCCTCTGCGCCACGTTCCAGCACAAAAAACAGGTCCATAAGGCTTTGGACGAGGTATCGTTCACGGTGGAAGCAGGAAAAACCGTGGGCTTCATCGGCCCCAACGGCGCCGGAAAAACCACTGCATTGCACGTCCTGCTTGGATTTCTTTCCCCCGACTCCGGCACCGCCCAGCTGCTGGGCAAGGATGCCTCGTCCGCCGAGTCGCGCTCGCAGATCGGTTATCTTTCCGAGCACCCCGAATGCTATAAATACATGACCGCCCGCGAATATCTGGAAATGACCGCCAAGCTATTCGATATTCCCAAGTCGGAGCGCAAGGAGCGGGTTGACCACTTGCTTAACGAAGTGGAACTGATCGCCCACGCCAACAAGCGCATTGCCACCTATTCGCGCGGCATGCTCCAGCGCATCGGCCTCGCCCAGGCGCTGATCAACGATCCCGACCTGCTGATCCTGGACGAACCCACCAACGGCCTCGATCCCCTCGGACGCATGAAGATCCGCAAGCTGATCGAGCAGCTCAAGGCGCGCGGCAAGACCATCTTCTTTTCCTCGCACGAGCTGTCCGAAATCGAAACCGTCTGCGACGAAATCATCATGATCGCCAACGGCAGGATTATTCGCCAGGGCCCGGTGGCCGAGCTGGTCGGCGACAAACCCAACCTCGAACACTATTTCCTCGAAGCCCTTCAGCAGGATGCTGGACAGGATTGA
- a CDS encoding sigma-54-dependent transcriptional regulator has translation MAKILIADDDPTILSLLNKILLSKGYEVQLAENGVVGEKKLKSEQFDLLISDIKMEPVDGMQLLRKTRQMRPYVGVIMLTAYATVATAVEAMKEGAFDYIPKPFKIDELLATVKRALDYQKSLSEQIGADSHIEAKKYFGNIVAESEQMVNVCEMIKRVAPTKTTIMITGESGTGKELVAEAVHAYSARSEGPFIPVNCAALPETLIESELFGHTKGAFTGASANKEGLFEASRGGTLFLDEINSIPHALQSKLLRAIQNKKIRKVGGTEEFDVDVRILAASNRNLENMVKEGSFREDLFYRLSVISIDIPPLKQRPEDVLPLAQHFIGTELDPGEEFPSMDNAVLSILQNYTWPGNVRELQNVIQHCLTFLSDGKITKETLPSKLIVSYEENPGAQSAALTGEFEKGKSLKAFLRAKEKEYLKTVIDTMGGDKVAAAKELDISLATLYRKLPEEEQNAEG, from the coding sequence ATGGCGAAAATACTCATAGCGGATGATGATCCGACGATTCTCAGCTTGCTAAACAAAATACTGCTTTCTAAGGGCTACGAAGTCCAACTGGCCGAAAACGGCGTGGTCGGCGAAAAAAAACTTAAGTCCGAACAATTCGACCTGTTGATCTCCGACATCAAGATGGAGCCGGTCGATGGCATGCAGCTGCTTCGCAAAACCCGGCAAATGCGTCCGTACGTCGGAGTCATCATGCTTACGGCCTATGCGACTGTTGCCACGGCGGTTGAAGCCATGAAGGAAGGCGCCTTCGACTATATCCCGAAGCCGTTCAAGATCGACGAGCTGCTCGCAACCGTGAAACGCGCGCTCGACTACCAGAAATCCCTGTCCGAGCAAATCGGTGCCGATTCGCATATCGAAGCCAAGAAATATTTCGGCAACATTGTTGCCGAGAGCGAGCAGATGGTCAACGTCTGCGAAATGATCAAGCGCGTCGCCCCCACCAAAACCACCATCATGATCACCGGCGAAAGCGGAACCGGCAAGGAGCTCGTCGCCGAAGCCGTCCATGCCTATAGCGCCCGCTCCGAAGGGCCCTTCATTCCCGTCAACTGCGCCGCGTTGCCCGAAACCCTGATCGAATCGGAACTTTTTGGCCACACCAAGGGCGCCTTCACCGGGGCCAGCGCCAACAAGGAAGGCCTTTTCGAAGCTTCCAGGGGCGGCACCTTGTTTCTCGACGAAATCAACTCCATCCCCCACGCCTTGCAGTCCAAGTTGCTGCGCGCCATCCAGAACAAAAAGATCCGCAAGGTCGGCGGAACCGAGGAATTCGATGTCGATGTGCGCATCCTCGCGGCCTCCAACCGCAACCTGGAAAACATGGTGAAGGAAGGCTCCTTCCGCGAGGACTTGTTCTACCGCCTCAGCGTAATTTCCATCGATATTCCCCCGCTGAAGCAACGCCCGGAGGATGTCCTGCCCCTCGCCCAGCACTTTATTGGAACGGAGCTTGACCCCGGCGAGGAATTCCCGTCCATGGACAATGCCGTCCTCTCGATCCTGCAAAACTATACCTGGCCGGGCAACGTGCGCGAGCTGCAGAACGTCATCCAGCACTGCCTCACCTTCCTCAGCGATGGCAAGATCACCAAGGAAACCCTGCCTTCCAAACTCATTGTCTCCTACGAGGAAAACCCTGGCGCCCAGAGCGCCGCCCTCACCGGCGAGTTTGAAAAGGGCAAATCGCTCAAGGCCTTCCTCCGCGCAAAGGAGAAGGAATACCTCAAGACCGTCATCGACACCATGGGCGGCGACAAGGTTGCCGCGGCCAAGGAGCTCGACATCAGCCTGGCCACCCTCTACCGCAAGTTGCCGGAAGAGGAACAAAACGCCGAGGGCTGA
- a CDS encoding histidine kinase dimerization/phospho-acceptor domain-containing protein, which yields MTEPSNTTSWPELTAILLARLGFLWLLVLVSLLLPNDDAAFYALMGVAFIITIPYSLWLRNRLQTAEFAPLQFVVDLLLVTGLVYFTGGIRSELTLLYPLVILSAGIVGTPKQAAEITILAIVTYILMATLLSNHMIVEYVPTGTPLLAESTSATLLLRSLTFAFFGVASVYVAKRCNFIDSAEQELTETTATLLERIPEAALVLDQKGCILFSNKAATSLLGFGENELANMAFTDLLDEEGDPIPESYGTTALLRRKDRDALPVRYASSELQVPELALLGPEGRKNTTIAISLIILTDISHALGTEKKLRKLERINAATRLAGELAHEIRTPLTAISASIQLLKRYEEKASAADWLPSSPRRKDRNELFDHIEDASHRMDSAVRNFVDFAEFSPKDLISIIKLDSDVKNQGYIGHLNTTGRGLQDGENTHSG from the coding sequence ATGACGGAACCAAGCAATACCACCTCGTGGCCGGAACTCACGGCGATCCTATTGGCTCGCCTTGGGTTCCTATGGTTGCTGGTGCTGGTGTCGTTGCTGCTGCCGAACGACGATGCGGCCTTCTATGCCCTGATGGGCGTGGCCTTCATTATCACCATCCCCTATTCCCTGTGGCTGCGCAACCGGTTGCAAACCGCAGAATTCGCTCCGCTTCAGTTCGTGGTCGATTTGCTGCTGGTCACGGGATTAGTCTATTTCACCGGGGGTATCCGTAGCGAGCTGACCCTGCTCTATCCGCTCGTCATCCTCTCGGCGGGCATCGTCGGAACCCCGAAGCAAGCGGCGGAAATAACGATACTGGCCATCGTCACCTACATCCTGATGGCTACGTTGCTCTCGAACCATATGATTGTGGAGTATGTTCCCACGGGGACGCCTTTGCTTGCGGAATCGACCAGCGCCACCCTGTTGCTGCGCAGCCTCACCTTTGCCTTCTTTGGCGTGGCGAGTGTCTATGTGGCCAAGCGGTGCAACTTTATCGACTCCGCGGAACAGGAGTTGACCGAAACCACCGCCACCTTGCTGGAACGCATTCCGGAAGCGGCGCTGGTTCTCGACCAGAAAGGCTGCATCCTTTTCTCCAACAAAGCGGCGACATCCCTGCTCGGATTCGGGGAGAACGAACTCGCCAACATGGCATTCACGGACTTGCTGGACGAAGAAGGCGATCCCATTCCGGAATCCTACGGCACGACCGCCCTGTTGCGCAGGAAAGACAGGGATGCGCTCCCCGTCCGCTACGCCTCGAGCGAACTCCAGGTTCCCGAGCTTGCCCTGCTTGGCCCCGAAGGCCGGAAAAACACAACGATCGCCATTAGCCTGATCATCCTGACCGACATCTCGCATGCCCTGGGAACGGAAAAGAAACTGCGGAAACTCGAGCGGATCAATGCGGCCACGCGCCTGGCCGGCGAACTGGCCCACGAAATACGAACCCCGCTCACCGCCATCTCCGCCTCGATCCAGCTGCTGAAACGCTACGAGGAAAAAGCCTCGGCGGCCGATTGGCTCCCCAGTAGCCCACGGCGGAAGGATCGGAACGAATTGTTCGACCACATCGAAGACGCCTCGCACAGAATGGACAGTGCCGTACGCAATTTTGTTGATTTCGCGGAGTTCTCCCCGAAGGACCTTATATCCATCATTAAGCTTGACTCAGATGTGAAAAATCAGGGTTATATAGGCCATCTGAATACCACAGGGAGAGGCTTACAGGATGGCGAAAATACTCATAGCGGATGA